A stretch of the Channa argus isolate prfri chromosome 9, Channa argus male v1.0, whole genome shotgun sequence genome encodes the following:
- the nyx gene encoding nyctalopin — translation YPCPPSVHPPVSVLCLLPQAVLARWACVRACPEFCSCTQEKSCSVLCDRAGLAELPKEFPCEASAINLDKNRIKFLSERAFGTLPSLKSLSLDHNNITFITPGAFKGLSNLLELKMADNEYISYLHTRTFTGMKKLIRLDLSSCNLFSIPDRIFIEQMALKELLCFQNNFRRIPGAIRGMENLTHIYLERNRIEAVAYNSLLGLGSLRYLNLQENRINVIHDQAFQDLVRLENFYLNDNLLCALPRLAFKGLIRLKMLNLGGNQLINISKTWFSDLVELEVLYLDRNQLLYIEEGTFENLTSLITLHLNSNNLTTLPLPVFQPIYLLGRLYLFKNPWVCDCSLEWLKEWMENYKLVRDIPCTSPSSVAGLDLSEVAFAKVNGTCVDPEELNLTTASSQIASTTENRFNSLISKLLQQELREEMGNGTESRRNRTLLEPEESQLSAAVSAQQAQESQSVLCVTVVWLIVLIGQSDITSCLYCT, via the exons TATCCGTGCCCTCCCTCTGTCCACCCCCCAGTCTCTGTGCTGTGCCTGCTGCCTCAAGCGGTGCTGGCCCGCTGGGCTTGTGTACGGGCCTGTCCGGAGTTCTGCTCCTGCACTCAGGAGAAGAGCTGCAGCGTTCTGTGTGACCGGGCCGGACTGGCTGAGCTGCCCAAAGAGTTTCCCTGTGAAGCCTCCGCCATCAACCTGGACAAGAACAGAATCAAATTCCTGTCTGAAAGGGCCTTCGGTACCCTGCCCTCACTGAAGTCTCTGTCTCTGGACCATAACAACATCACCTTCATCACCCCCGGAGCCTTCAAG GGCCTCTCCAACTTGTTGGAGCTGAAAATGGCAGACAATGAGTACATCAGCTACCTTCACACTCGGACATTCACAGGAATGAAGAAGCTCATTCGTCTGGACCTGTCGAGCTGTAACCTGTTCAGCATCCCCGACCGTATCTTCATCGAGCAAATGGCGCTGAAGGAACTGCTCTGCTTCCAGAACAACTTCAGGAGGATCCCCGGAGCCATCAGAGGCATGGAGAACCTGACTCACATCTACCTGGAGAGGAACAGGATTGAGGCGGTGGCCTACAACTCCCTGCTGGGCCTGGGGAGCCTCAG GTACCTGAACCTGCAGGAGAACCGCATCAACGTGATCCACGACCAGGCTTTCCAGGACCTCGTGCGGCTGGAGAATTTCTACCTTAATGACAACCTGCTGTGTGCTCTGCCCCGGCTCGCCTTCAAGGGCCTCATCCGCCTCAAGATGCTCAACCTCGGGGGGAACCAGTTAATCAACATCTCCAAGACCTGGTTTAGTGACCTAGTGGAGCTGGAGGTCCTGTATTTGGACAGGAACCAGCTGCTGTACATCGAGGAAGGCACTTTTGAGAACCTGACCAGCCTCATCACACTCCACCTGAACAGCAACAACCTCACCACCCTTCCGTTGCCTGTTTTCCAGCCCATCTACCTCCTGGGACGCCTCTACCTCTTCAAAAACCCCTGGGTGTGTGACTGCTCGCTCGAGTGGCTGAAGGAGTGGATGGAGAACTACAAGCTGGTGCGGGACATTCCCTGTACCTCGCCATCCTCCGTGGCAGGGCTGGATCTGAGCGAGGTGGCGTTTGCCAAGGTAAACGGCACATGTGTGGACCCCGAAGAGCTGAACCTGACCACTGCCTCCTCACAGATCGCCTCCACCACAGAGAACCGCTTCAACAGCCTCATCTCCAAGCTGCTCCAGCAGGAGCTGAGGGAGGAGATGGGGAACGGGACTGAGAGTCGCCGCAACAGGACTTTACTGGAGCCTGAGGAGAGTCAgctttctgctgctgtcagtgcGCAACAGGCTCAGGAAAGCCAATCAGTTCTGTGTGTCACTGTAGTGTGGCTCATCGTCTTGATTGGCCAGTCAGATATTACTTCTTGTCTCTATTGCACATGA